In one window of Coralliovum pocilloporae DNA:
- the nqrF gene encoding NADH:ubiquinone reductase (Na(+)-transporting) subunit F, producing METFSLGILLFTLIVIALVTIILVARSQLVSTGNVNITINGEKTISVPAGGKLLQTLAAEKLFVPSACGGGGTCAQCRVKVNSGGGSILPTEEGHITKREASCGDRLSCQVAVKQDMDIEVPEEVFGVKKWECTVRSNENVATFIKALVLDLPEGEDVNFRAGGYIQIEAPAHQLSYTDFDVEDEYREDWDKFNLWQYKSLVDVPIERAYSMANYPEERGMIMLNVRVASPPPGSEGIPPGQMSSYIFNLKPGDKVTISGPFGEFFARDTDKEMVFIGGGAGMAPMRSHIFDQLKRLSATRKITFWYGARSRREMFFVEDFDTLAAENPNFEWHVALSDPQPGDDWDGYTGFIHNVLYDEYLKNHQAPEDCEYYMCGPPIMNQSVINMLLDLGVDREDIMLDDFGG from the coding sequence ATGGAAACATTCAGCCTGGGCATTCTGCTCTTCACCCTGATTGTTATCGCGCTTGTCACCATCATTCTGGTGGCTCGGTCGCAGCTGGTCTCAACGGGTAATGTCAACATCACCATCAATGGTGAGAAGACGATTTCCGTCCCCGCTGGCGGCAAGCTGCTGCAGACACTGGCGGCCGAAAAGCTGTTTGTCCCGTCTGCCTGTGGCGGCGGCGGCACCTGCGCCCAGTGCCGGGTGAAAGTGAATTCCGGCGGCGGCTCCATTCTGCCGACCGAGGAAGGCCATATCACCAAGCGTGAGGCGTCCTGTGGTGACCGTCTGTCCTGTCAGGTGGCCGTCAAGCAGGATATGGATATCGAAGTTCCTGAAGAGGTCTTCGGCGTCAAGAAGTGGGAATGTACGGTCCGGTCAAACGAGAACGTCGCCACCTTCATCAAGGCGCTGGTTCTGGACCTGCCGGAAGGGGAAGACGTCAACTTCCGCGCCGGTGGCTATATCCAGATCGAGGCCCCTGCCCACCAGCTCTCCTACACGGATTTCGACGTTGAGGACGAGTATCGGGAAGACTGGGACAAGTTCAATCTGTGGCAGTACAAGTCCCTTGTGGATGTGCCGATTGAGCGGGCTTACTCTATGGCCAACTATCCGGAAGAGCGCGGCATGATCATGCTGAACGTCCGCGTTGCCTCTCCGCCTCCGGGCTCGGAAGGCATTCCTCCGGGGCAGATGTCATCCTACATCTTCAACCTGAAGCCAGGGGACAAGGTGACGATTTCCGGCCCGTTCGGCGAGTTCTTCGCCCGTGATACGGACAAGGAGATGGTGTTCATCGGCGGTGGTGCCGGTATGGCACCGATGCGCAGCCACATCTTCGACCAGCTGAAGCGCCTGAGCGCCACCCGCAAGATCACCTTCTGGTACGGGGCCCGCTCCCGTCGTGAGATGTTCTTTGTGGAGGATTTCGACACGCTGGCGGCCGAAAATCCCAATTTCGAATGGCATGTGGCTCTGAGTGACCCGCAACCGGGCGATGACTGGGACGGGTATACCGGGTTCATTCACAACGTTCTTTACGACGAATACCTGAAGAACCACCAGGCACCGGAAGACTGCGAATACTACATGTGTGGCCCTCCCATCATGAACCAGTCCGTGATCAACATGCTGCTCGACCTGGGCGTTGACCGCGAAGACATCATGCTGGACGACTTCGGCGGCTGA
- a CDS encoding META domain-containing protein: MKKSVGLMAVWLLAVTAAAGLLTETGEASGKASKLDGTRWVFEANSLVDVWVEATGKEPLTLEFHDGRMNGYAGCNSFFGSYKQKGQTLSFGPIGSTRMLCEGDRQHQEDVILEALERVSSFEINGALLRLNTGGGTALVYRKDPRDGAVIDHGGLHTFETCKFAGGALNGAKTTCRIDDRLYHKE; this comes from the coding sequence ATGAAGAAGAGTGTTGGGCTGATGGCTGTTTGGTTGCTGGCGGTTACGGCTGCGGCGGGTCTGTTGACAGAGACCGGCGAGGCATCAGGCAAGGCTTCGAAACTGGACGGGACGCGCTGGGTTTTTGAGGCTAACAGTCTGGTGGATGTCTGGGTTGAGGCAACTGGCAAGGAACCGCTGACCCTTGAATTCCACGATGGCCGGATGAATGGTTATGCAGGCTGCAACAGTTTTTTCGGCTCATACAAACAGAAGGGACAGACATTGTCCTTCGGGCCGATCGGATCGACCCGTATGCTGTGTGAGGGAGACAGGCAGCATCAGGAAGATGTCATTCTGGAGGCACTTGAGCGTGTCTCTTCCTTTGAGATTAACGGGGCGCTGCTGCGTCTGAATACCGGTGGTGGCACGGCTCTGGTCTACCGGAAAGACCCGCGGGATGGTGCCGTGATCGATCATGGTGGCCTCCACACGTTTGAGACCTGCAAATTCGCTGGCGGGGCGTTGAATGGGGCAAAAACCACCTGCCGGATAGATGACAGACTCTACCATAAAGAGTAA
- a CDS encoding DUF4856 domain-containing protein codes for MFRTTLKSTVFLVATTALVGFAHAGDTYGPFPVTLKGYNGDKTNSVSYSGQIARHVLHDSLKKLAGKGNGGANAAELEAQLLSYFNGSDEDLPIIAPAGKDGFAVKQKTLNEISKGKNISGKFYKGAMPAWPGNVTGKEAVLHMIKLAAQSNGGFDAENGYDWAQLISKFTMGAMMYNQSIDNYLDEKLSADNKPNNKPYKDGAQYTGKEHSWDEGFGYWGAPAHALSLTPDQAYAISKGKDLAAADANGDGVVDLKTEMVFGPAYYAAGADRSGTKSTNYFHTIMKAFLDGRKLITSAKGEALTDAQRAELKGYAAVVEENWEKVLAEATFKYAGSVYKDIKKLADAGDDAAKAEAYRKYVKHWGELKGFAMALQTGKNNLGSSAVELNRLIGFGPVTLDNTYVTGLDADGNFERKRRLGWSDYKLNMLKVQKLMADQFGVKARANDATADLAALADKIDAVENAETD; via the coding sequence TTGTTCAGAACCACTCTTAAATCCACGGTATTTCTGGTTGCAACCACCGCACTGGTCGGTTTTGCTCATGCTGGCGACACCTACGGCCCGTTCCCCGTCACGCTGAAAGGCTATAACGGCGACAAAACCAACTCTGTGTCCTATTCCGGCCAGATCGCTCGTCACGTCCTGCATGACAGCCTGAAAAAGCTGGCTGGCAAAGGCAATGGTGGTGCCAATGCGGCCGAGCTGGAAGCACAGCTGCTGTCCTACTTCAACGGTTCTGACGAAGATCTGCCGATCATCGCACCGGCTGGCAAGGACGGTTTTGCCGTCAAGCAGAAGACGCTGAATGAGATCTCCAAAGGCAAGAACATCTCAGGCAAGTTCTACAAGGGCGCAATGCCGGCATGGCCTGGCAATGTGACCGGTAAGGAAGCTGTTCTGCACATGATCAAGCTGGCGGCACAGTCCAATGGCGGCTTTGACGCGGAGAACGGCTATGACTGGGCTCAGCTCATTTCCAAGTTCACCATGGGCGCCATGATGTACAACCAGTCCATCGACAATTACCTCGATGAGAAACTGTCCGCCGACAACAAGCCGAACAATAAGCCTTACAAGGATGGTGCCCAGTATACGGGTAAGGAGCATTCCTGGGATGAGGGCTTTGGCTATTGGGGCGCGCCTGCTCACGCCCTGAGCCTGACCCCGGATCAGGCCTATGCCATCTCCAAAGGCAAGGATCTGGCAGCGGCTGATGCCAATGGCGACGGCGTGGTTGATCTGAAGACTGAAATGGTCTTTGGTCCAGCCTATTATGCGGCTGGTGCAGACAGAAGCGGCACCAAGTCCACCAATTATTTCCACACCATCATGAAAGCCTTCCTGGATGGCCGCAAGCTGATCACATCTGCCAAGGGTGAAGCTCTGACAGATGCCCAGCGTGCCGAACTGAAAGGCTATGCCGCTGTTGTTGAAGAGAACTGGGAGAAGGTTCTGGCGGAAGCCACCTTCAAATATGCCGGTTCTGTTTACAAGGACATCAAGAAGCTGGCCGATGCCGGTGATGATGCAGCCAAGGCGGAAGCCTACCGCAAATATGTCAAGCACTGGGGTGAGCTGAAAGGCTTTGCCATGGCGCTGCAGACCGGCAAGAACAATCTTGGCTCCAGCGCTGTCGAGCTGAACCGGCTCATAGGCTTTGGCCCGGTTACCCTCGACAACACCTATGTGACCGGCCTTGATGCGGACGGCAATTTCGAGCGCAAGCGTCGCCTCGGCTGGAGCGATTACAAGCTCAACATGCTGAAAGTCCAGAAGCTGATGGCGGACCAGTTCGGTGTGAAAGCGCGTGCCAATGATGCAACGGCAGATCTGGCTGCTTTGGCAGACAAGATTGATGCAGTTGAAAACGCTGAAACCGACTAA
- a CDS encoding sterol desaturase family protein: MDFPDVIFSVFSDFTNPKKRVFVGYLALSMVIAFLWLVLARREKLSKSWARILDKRVFFSSSAVADYKIFVINRLFSLFISPLLFTQLLIATSLFFILHEQSLVPQGHFAETSKAVVIALFSIAMFVMDDFTKYLAHRWMHRFPILWAIHKVHHSAETLTPVTVYRVHPLEGLLYAMRGTVAQGSVMALFIFLFGNKVDLYTVVGVNVLVFIFHVTGSNLRHSHINISYWPWLEHLFISPAQHQLHHSVAEEHFDKNFGAALAIWDWLFGSLHISDSEQDLTFGLDASERSSGDKLLVLYWQPVKDIGRILTRPWRRLGKRFSEKWFSGEPESSRIGFGTRLHRHYGGAINDDIAPASGPMRSKTPHDPISFD; the protein is encoded by the coding sequence ATGGATTTTCCTGACGTTATCTTTTCGGTCTTCTCGGACTTCACAAACCCCAAGAAGCGGGTTTTTGTGGGCTATCTGGCCCTGTCCATGGTCATCGCCTTCCTGTGGCTGGTTCTTGCCCGGCGGGAAAAGCTTTCCAAATCATGGGCGAGGATCCTCGACAAGCGGGTCTTCTTTTCGTCATCAGCCGTTGCTGATTACAAAATTTTTGTCATCAACCGGCTGTTCTCTCTCTTCATTTCACCGCTTCTGTTTACCCAGCTGCTGATCGCGACAAGCCTGTTCTTCATCCTGCATGAGCAGAGCCTCGTCCCGCAGGGGCATTTTGCCGAAACCAGCAAGGCTGTGGTGATCGCGCTGTTCTCCATCGCCATGTTTGTGATGGATGATTTCACCAAATATCTTGCCCATCGCTGGATGCACCGGTTCCCCATCCTGTGGGCCATCCACAAGGTGCATCATTCTGCAGAAACCCTGACGCCGGTCACCGTCTATCGGGTTCACCCGCTGGAAGGTCTGCTCTATGCCATGCGCGGCACGGTCGCCCAGGGCAGTGTGATGGCGCTGTTTATCTTCCTGTTCGGCAACAAGGTGGACCTCTATACGGTGGTGGGCGTCAATGTGCTGGTGTTCATCTTCCACGTGACAGGGTCCAACCTGCGGCACTCGCACATCAACATCAGCTACTGGCCGTGGCTTGAGCATCTCTTCATCTCACCGGCCCAGCATCAGCTCCACCATTCTGTGGCGGAAGAGCATTTTGACAAGAATTTCGGTGCGGCGCTGGCCATCTGGGACTGGCTGTTCGGCTCCCTGCATATCTCGGATTCCGAGCAGGACCTGACCTTCGGCCTTGATGCCTCCGAGCGCTCATCCGGCGACAAGCTGCTGGTGCTCTACTGGCAACCGGTCAAGGATATCGGACGGATCCTCACCCGGCCCTGGCGCAGGCTGGGGAAGCGGTTTTCAGAGAAATGGTTTTCTGGGGAGCCGGAAAGCAGCCGCATCGGGTTCGGCACGCGTTTGCACCGGCACTATGGCGGAGCGATCAATGATGACATCGCGCCTGCCAGTGGACCCATGCGGAGTAAGACCCCGCACGATCCAATTTCATTTGACTGA
- a CDS encoding sirohydrochlorin chelatase: MTKTGIMICGHGSRAKSAEEEFALLAKGLRARFPETPVEYGFLEYSAPNIHMGLDALRDAGVDEIIAVPGMLFAATHAKNDIPSVLTTYQEKNPGLTVKYGRELGLHPQMIAAFEARILEALGVDHVHSGDLYDTMLVVVGRGTSDTMANAEAARLTRIVSENMGFGWSETVYSGVTYPSVGRGLEMALKMGFRKVVVAPYFLFSGRLIDRIYNYVDRVAENHPDVTFHKAHYLADQDHVIDTFIERIDEARRDQMVDEHDLMASFKDRLARGEVDVHHHHAEFRDPLDDESGNGHDHDHSHDHDHSHGHSHDHGHSHDHGHGHHHHHGHGHGHSHGVYTHIAHPHGPRTMIDEGVCCCFMSQFPQDVVDEERALRIGGDAKPA, encoded by the coding sequence ATGACCAAGACCGGCATCATGATTTGCGGCCACGGCAGCCGCGCCAAATCCGCTGAAGAGGAATTCGCTCTTCTGGCCAAGGGCCTTCGGGCACGTTTCCCCGAGACCCCGGTGGAATATGGTTTTCTGGAATATTCAGCCCCCAATATTCACATGGGTCTGGATGCCCTGCGCGATGCCGGTGTTGACGAGATCATTGCCGTTCCCGGCATGCTGTTTGCGGCAACACACGCCAAGAATGATATCCCGTCCGTTCTCACCACATATCAGGAGAAGAACCCGGGGCTGACGGTGAAATATGGTCGCGAGCTCGGCCTGCACCCGCAGATGATAGCAGCCTTTGAAGCGCGCATTCTGGAAGCGCTCGGCGTTGACCATGTGCATTCAGGCGACCTCTACGACACCATGCTGGTGGTTGTGGGGCGCGGCACATCGGACACAATGGCCAATGCAGAAGCAGCCCGGCTGACCCGCATTGTCAGCGAGAATATGGGCTTCGGCTGGTCTGAAACGGTCTATTCCGGCGTTACCTATCCGTCTGTCGGTCGCGGGCTGGAAATGGCCCTGAAAATGGGCTTCCGCAAGGTTGTCGTGGCACCTTACTTCCTGTTCTCGGGCCGGTTGATCGACCGCATCTACAATTATGTGGACCGGGTTGCGGAGAACCATCCGGATGTGACCTTCCACAAGGCCCATTATCTGGCTGACCAGGACCATGTGATCGACACATTCATTGAACGCATTGACGAAGCCCGCCGGGACCAGATGGTTGACGAGCACGACCTGATGGCCTCCTTCAAGGACCGTCTGGCGCGCGGTGAGGTGGATGTGCATCACCACCACGCCGAATTCCGCGACCCGCTTGATGATGAAAGCGGCAACGGCCACGACCATGACCACAGCCACGATCATGATCACTCCCATGGCCATTCTCACGATCACGGGCACAGTCACGATCATGGGCACGGGCATCACCACCATCATGGGCACGGGCATGGTCACAGCCACGGGGTCTATACCCATATCGCGCACCCGCACGGCCCCCGCACCATGATCGACGAAGGCGTATGCTGCTGCTTCATGAGCCAGTTCCCGCAAGACGTGGTTGATGAGGAACGGGCCCTGCGCATCGGCGGCGACGCAAAACCGGCTTAA